CGCCGGCCTGGGTACGGAAGCGATCGATGGCGTCCTGCGCCTGCGGTGCGGCCTGGGTGGGCAACAGCTGCGACCACCAGTCCACCGCCTTACGCCAGTCCTGCGGGGCATCGCCGCCTGCCGGCGGCGGTTGGGCAGCGGCGCCGGCCTGGCCGTGACGCATGGCATCTCCCCAAGCCGCCCAGTACTGGCGCGCCTTGTCCTGAAAGTTGCCATTGTCCGAACCGCTGCTCGCCATCATCCCCTCGCATATGTGTCCACCCGGCCATCCTACCGCGTGTACCGGGCGTTGCCGCTCAGGGTTTGGGGATCCGCAGCGTCTTGCTGATCATCAGCGAGCCGGAGACCGCAAACAGCAGCACCAACGGATGGAACTGCCAGGGGCCCAGCTGCCACTGCCCCCACCACAGAGCCTCGCCGACGCGGCCGGTGCTGGCGGCCACCGCCAGCAGGATCACCAGCACCAGGCTGGTGGGAATCGGCGTGCCTTCGAAATACGGCACCTTGTCGGCCTCGCCAGCGATTTCTTCGGCGGTCACGTTGTAGCGCGCCAGCCGGCTCACCCCGCAGCAGACGAAATAGCTGAGCACCAGCCAGTCCCAGCCACCGCGCATGCCGCAGGCATAACCGAGCGCAGCCGGCGCGACGCCGAACGAGATCACGTCTGCCAGCGAGTCCAGCTCGCGCCCCAGCGTGGACGAGGCCTTGCGCCAGCGTGCCACGTGCCCGTCCAGCGCATCGAACACGAAGGCCAGCGGAATCAACGCCATGCCCAGCAGCAGGTCGCCGCGGTGACCTTCCTGCAGGAAGCGCATCGCCGCGAAGACCGCCCCGGTGCCGCAGAAGGCGTTGGCCAGGGTGAACCAGTCTGCGAGTTGGAAATCGCGCAGCATCGAAAAATGGCGTTTCATGCGGAGCCTGAAGAAAGCGAGGCGCAAAGGGTAACGCGCGCGCGTCATGCAGGCGACCGTTGCGCCGTACTCCGCTAGGCTGGCGATCAGCGTGGCCGCTTGCGGCCGCGCACGCTCTCCCGACTTCCGAGGACACCCGATGCGCAGCATCCTGATCACTGGCGCCGGCAGCGGCATCGGCGCCGGCATCGCCGCCCACCTTGCCCGCGACGGCCACCATCTGCTGATCAGCGATCTGGACCTGGCCGCCGCCGAACAGATCGCGCAGCAGCTGCGCCAGGCGGGCGGCTCGGCCGAGGCACTGACGCTGGACGTGAGCGATGAAGACAGCATTGCCGATGCACTGGCCACCGCATCGCGCTCCCCGCAGGTGCTGGTGAACAACGCCGGCCTGCAACAGGTGGCTGCGCTGGAAGAGTTTCCGATGCAGCGCTGGGCAGTGCTGGTGGATGTGATGCTCACCGGCGCCGCACGCCTGAGCCGCGCGGTGTTGCCTGGCATGCGCGCGGCCGGCTACGGGCGCATCGTCAATATCGGCAGCATCCACTCGCTCGTCGCCAGCCCCTACAAGAGCGCCTATGTCGCTGCCAAGCATGGCCTGGTCGGCCTGGCCAAGGCGATCGCACTGGAAACCGCCGACTGCGACATCACCGTCAACACCCTATGCCCCAGCTATGTGCGCACGCCGCTGGTGGAGCGCCAGATCGCCGACCAGGCCCGCACACGTGGCATCGCCGAAGCGGCGGTGATCGGCGATGTGATGCTCAGGCCGATGCCCAAGGGCGCCTTCATCGAGTACGACGAGCTGGCTGGCACGGTAGCTTTTTTGATGACGCCTGCAGCGCGCAACATCACCGGGCAATCCATTGCCATCGATGGCGGCTGGACTGCGCAATAATCGCACTGGTGAAATTTTCACCAGTGCGATCGACGGCGTTGCAGCGCAAGGGCTGTCATGGGTTGTCCACAGACTTGCGCAGCGTCCATCCACAGGCGATGTGGAAAACTGTGCGACGCGTCCCAGGCGACTCCCAGCCGCTGGCCGGCACGTTGGCGGTGACGATGCGACACGGCATCAGGTTCGCCGCTCGCGCGCAGCGCGCTGGCGAACACATTCCCACTCAGACGCGCGAATAACTCCAAGACTGCATGCGCCCGTCGCGATACGGCATCACGCCATGGAACGGCCGCGGGTCGCCGTCGAATACCAGCGGCAGGAAGTTGCGGTCGCCCTCCCACATCGGCACCTGGTCCATCTGCGCGATGGAAATCCACTCCAGCGTGCCTTCCCGATTGGACGCCTGCGGGATGCCGTCGAAACTGCGGATCAGGAACACGAATCCCAGCCAGTCCTCGCCCTGCTTGCCGAACCCGGGCCAGCTGATGGTGCCGCGCAATTGCATGTCGCCGCACTCCACACCGGCTTCTTCGCGGATCTCGCGGCGCATGCAGGCCAGCACGTCCTCCTCCGGCTCCACCTTGCCCCCAAGCCCGTTGTACTTGCCCAGGTGCTGATCGCCCGGACGCGCATTGCGGTGGATCATCAGCACCTGCGTGCCGTCCGGCGACAGCAGGTAGCCCAGGGTGGCGACAATCGGGGTATAGGGCATGGCACAGGATCTGACACGAAGCGCATCAGTATGACCGATGCCATGGCCTGAACGCAGCAGAGGTCACTACGCGCAACTCGCCTTGATCGGACGGCATCCTGGGCAGCGGTCGGACGCCATCCTGCCTTGTATCTCCCAGATCAGTGTCGCGACAAGCCGGCCGCAATTGTTGCGCCCGCTACATCATCCAGACGCAATCCAGCGATCGACCTTAGCCGGCAGCGGCCTGCGCGCCCGGCCTTGGCGGCGCGACGTACTCGGAATCCAGCCGCAAGGTGGCCACCCCATGGCCGCGCTCGGCCAGGTAGTCCAGCCACTTGCCCAGGAAGGTGTTCATGCGCATACGATGGCTGATCAGCTCGGCCGGTGGCGGGAACATGCCCATCACGTCCTGCCAGCGACGGCCCACATAGCAATGCGTGGTCTCCGCCTGCCGGGCATCACGGTACAGGCGCACATACGCCGAGGGATCCGGCTCGCCGGTGACCGGGTCGCACAGGTCGTAGGTCAGCCGCAGCTCGACGGTGTAGCGGTGGCATTCGATGACGTCCAGGCGCAGGTCCAGGCCATCGCCGATCGACGAGACATACGATCCCGGTGCCAGATCGCCCGGGGCGAACAGGCGGGTCAGATGCTGGAAGTTCTCTGCATACAGGCCCATCAGCCAGCCGAACCGGCTCAGGCGGGGAATGATGTCGAGTTTGCTCAATGTCTGGGCCATGCACCGATCCTACACGCTGCGCTGCCGCGCGGGCAGCATTGACGAGGGCCCGACGACAGGCCTACCTTGGCGGGAGCATTGCCCCGCCCGCTTGACTCACCCGGGTTGCCGGCAAGCCGTCCGATCAATCGCGGCAGCATCCGGAGTGCGAACGCGCCGATCGCCTGCCCAATCCCGCATCCCGTCCCACCAATCCCGGCCTCAAAACATCTCGCGCTGCAGCCCCAGCGTAGAGAGCACCTTGCTGGAGATTTCCTCGATCGAGGTGTTGGTGGTACTGAGCGAGGGGATGCGCTCCATCTGGAACATGCGCTCGGCGAGCGCCACCTCACGCCGGCAGGTCTCGGCCGCGCTGTAACGCGAATTGGCGCGACGCTCCTGACGGATCTGCTGCAGACGTTCCGGGTCGATGGTCAGGCCGAACAGCTTGCTGCGGTAATTGCGCAGGCGCGGCGGCAGCTGTTCGTTCTCCAGGTCTTCATCGGTCAGCGGATAGTTGGCGGCGCGGATGCCGTAATGCAAGGCCAGATAGATGCAGGTCGGCGTCTTGCCGGCGCGCGACACCGCCACCAGAATCACGTCGGCCTCGTCGTAATTGAGCGCGATCCCATCGTCGTGGCTCAGCGCGAAGTTCATCGCGTTGATGCGCCGGTGATAGGTTTCGAAATCCACCATGCCGTGCGCGCGCCCCACGCGCGAATGCCGTGGCGCATTGAGCTCGCGCTCCAGCGGCTCGATGAAGGGCGCGAACACGTCCAGCATCAGCGCACCGCTTTCGGCCAGGATCATGCTCAATTGTGGATCCACGCACGAATTGACGACCACCGGGCGCACCTGATAGCGCTCGCCGGCGGCGCGCACCCGCATCGCGGCATGGCGCGCTTTTTCTGCATCGTCAATGAACGACATACGGTCGGTGACGAAGTTGAATCCGCTGAACTGGGTGAGCAGGCTATGCCCAATCGTTTCAGCGGTGATACCGGTTCCATCGGAGACGTAGAACACCGGCCGGATTGTTGACATCAAGACCACCTCTTTGAACTGGTGTTCAAAAGTTACGGGTTCATGCTTGTGCAGATTCCGCTGTGCACTGCATCATAGAGGCTTCTTCCTACGGACGCGGCCATCCAGCCCGCTCGGGCGATGGCCATACGGAGCATCGCGCTTGAACGAGAATATCCTGTGGTTGCATGAGCTACGCCTGGTCGATCTGGCCCGCGTAGGCGGTAAGAATTCCTCGCTCGGCGAGATGATCGGCAACTTGGCCGGATTGGGCGTTTCGGTTCCCGGTGGATATGCGACCACGGCCGAGGCTTTCAAGGACTTCATTGCCCACAACGACCTGTCCAAGCGCATCTTCGACAAGCTGGCAACGCTGGACGTGGAGGACGTGGCTGCCCTCACCGTTGCCGGCAAGGAAATCCGCGGCTGGGTGATCGATGCTCCGCTGCAGCCGGAACTGGACCGCGATATCTGCACCGCGTACGCACAGCTGTGTGCGGAAAATGGCGGTGGCGAAGTGGCGGTGGCGGTCCGTTCTTCCGCGACCGCCGAAGATCTGCCGGACGCGTCGTTCGCCGGCCAGCAGGAAACCTTCCTCAACGTGACCGGCGCCGACGATGTGGTGCACAAGGTCAAGGAAGTGTTCGCCAGCCTCTACAACGACCGTGCGATTGCCTACCGCGTGCATCACGGCTTCAAGCACGAGGACGTGTTCCTGTCGGCTGGCGTGCAGCTGATGGTGCGCTCGGGCGTGGGTTCGTCGGGCGTGCTGTTCACGCTGGACACCGAGTCCGGCTTCCGCGACGTGGTGTTCGTAACCTCCAGCTTCGGCCTGGGCGAAATGGTCGTGCAGGGTGCGGTCAATCCGGACGAGTTCTATGTCTACAAGCCCACGCTGACCGCAGGCAAGCCGGCGATCCTGCGCCGCTCGCTCGGCAGCAAGGCGATCCGGATGGTCTACTCGGATGTGCCAGGCGAACGCGTACGCACCGAAGACACGCCGGTGGAACTGCGCAGCACCTTCTCGATCAGCGATGAAGACGTGCAGGAGCTTTCCAAGCAGGCGCTGGTGATCGAAAAGCATTACGGCCGCCCGATGGACATCGAGTGGGCCAAGGACGGGGTCAGCGGCAAGCTGTTCATCGTGCAGGCGCGCCCGGAGACGGTGAAGTCGCGCAGTCACGCCACCCAGATCGAGCGTTTCTCGCTGGAGGCCAAGGACGCCAGGATCCTGGTCGAAGGCCGCGCGGTCGGCGCCAAGATCGGCAGCGGCGTCGCACGCGTGGTGCGCTCGCTGGAGGACATGAATCGCGTGCAGGCCGGCGATGTGTTGATTGCGGACATGACCGACCCCGATTGGGAGCCGGTGATGAAGCGCACCTCGGCCATCGTCACCAATCGTGGCGGCCGCACCTGCCACGCGGCGATCATCGCGCGCGAGCTGGGCGTGCCGGCGGTGGTCGGCTCGGGCAATGCAACCGATGTAATCGGCGATGGCCAGCAGATCACGGTGAGCTGCGCCGAAGGCGATACCGGCTTCATCTATGACGGCCTGCTGCCATTCGAGCGCACCACCACCGATCTGGGCAACATGCCGCCTGCCCCGCTCAAGATCATGATGAACGTGGCCAACCCGGAGCGTGCGTTCGACTTCGGCCAGTTGCCCAATGCCGGTATCGGCCTGGCGCGCCTGGAGATGATCATCGCCGCGCATATCGGCATCCACCCGAACGCGCTGCTGGAATACGACAAGCAGGACGCCGATGTCCGCCAGAAGATCGATGCCAAGATCGCCGGCTATGGCGATCCGGTGAGCTTTTACGTCAACCGCCTGGCCGAAGGCATCGCCACGCTGACCGCCTCGGTGGCGCCGAACACGGTGATCGTGCGCCTGTCGGACTTCAAGTCCAACGAGTACGCCAACCTGATCGGCGGCTCGCGTTACGAGCCGCATGAAGAGAACCCGATGATCGGCTTCCGCGGCGCCAGCCGTTACGTCGACCCGTCTTTCACCAAGGCGTTCGCACTGGAGTGCAAGGCGGTGCTGAAGGTGCGCAACGAGATGGGCCTGGACAACCTCTGGGTGATGATCCCGTTCGTGCGCACGCTGGAGGAAGGCCGCAAGGTGATCGAGGTGCTGGAACAGAACGGGCTCAAGCAAGGCGACGGTGCTGATGGAACGCCGGGCCTGAAGATCATCATGATGTGCGAGCTGCCGTCCAATGCGCTGCTGGCCGATGAATTCCTGGAGATCTTCGACGGCTTCTCGATCGGCTCCAACGACCTGACCCAGCTGACCCTGGGCCTGGACCGTGATTCGTCGATCGTGGCCCATCTGTTCGACGAGCGGAATCCGGCGGTGAAGAAGCTGCTGTCCATGGCGATCAAGTCGGCGCGTGCCAAAGGCAAATATGTGGGCATCTGCGGCCAGGGGCCGTCGGATCATCCGGAACTGGCCGAGTGGCTGATGCAGGAAGGGATCGATTCGGTGTCGCTGAATCCCGACACCGTGGTCGATACCTGGCTGCGCCTGGCCAAGCTCAAGAGCGAGAGCTGATGGGAGTGTTGGGTGTAGTGATGGCGGCCGCTGCGGGAGCAGCGGCTGCAAAGCCTGCAGCGCGGGCAACGGTAGACCCGGCGTTCAACTGGGCCACCATTCCGTGGGCCCAATACGCGTTGAACTGGGGCGTCGCGTTGCTGATTGTCGTGGTCGGCATGTGGCTGGCTAAGCAGCTTAGTCAGTGGTTGCATCGTGCGCTGACGCGGGCACGCGTCGAAACCACACTGACCAATTTCCTGCGCAACGTGGTGTATGCATTGTTGCTGGTACTGGTCTTCGTCAGCGCATTGAGCCAGATCGGCGTGCCCCCCACCTCGTTGATCGCGGTCTTGGGTGCGGCCGGCCTGGCGGTCGGCCTGGCGTTGAAGGACTCGCTATCCAACATCGCCGCCGGGGTCATGCTGATCGTGTTGCGGCCGATGCGCGATGGCGACCATGTGGTCATCGCCGGGCAGGAAGGCGTTGTGGACGAGATCCGGATCTTCCAGACCCGGCTGCGTGCCTTCGACGAACGCATGATCACCCTGCCCAACAGCACCATCACCACCGCCCCCATCATCAACTACAGCACCTTGCCCAACCGCCGGCTGGAAGTCACGGTGGGCGTGGGCTATGACGATGACCTGAAGAAGGCTCAGCAGTTGTTGCTGCAGATCGCCAAGGACAACCCCAATATCCTGGAATCGCCCGCACCGTTCGTGCAGGTCACCAACCTGGGCGAGAGCACGGTCGATCTGATGTTGTTTGCCTATGCCACCAACGGCAACTTCGGCGCGGCCAAGAGCAGCACGCTGGAGCAGATCCGCAATCAGTTGCTGGAGAACGGGCTCAATATTCCGTATCCGCAGCGCGATCTGCACGTGTATCACCACGACGCCGACGGCAAGCCGATCTCCGATCTGCTGCTCAAGGGCATCGCCGACGATGGCGATGTCAGCAAGGGGCCACCGCTGGCGCGCTAAGCTGGACTCGCTGAAAAAATAAAAGGCCGCATCGAAGGATGCGGCCTTTTTCATCGCCAACCGTGCTTCCGTCGCAAATATCAGGTCGGCGCCCTGCCGGGAGGTTTGCGGAGGACTGCGCGCGGCACTCGCCCGCCAGGGATCACACCCAGTGGTCGTCCGCCACTTTCAACACTCAGCCTTCCACACCGGCGGCGGTATCGCCGCCCAGCGCACCCATGAACTGCCGGTAGTGGCGCAGTTCGGCAATGGAGTCGCGCACATCGCTCAGCGCGGTGTGCGCCGAACTCTTGGCGAACGTATTGGCCACGGTCGGCGCCCAACGCCGCGCCAATTCTTTGATGGTGGACACATCCAGGTTGCGATAATGGAAGTAACGCTCCAGGCGCGACATCTGGCGGTGCAGGAAGCGGCGATCCTGGCAGATCGAGTTGCCGCACATCGGCGAGGCGCCGGCACGGATCCATTCGCTCAAGAACGCCACCGTCTGCGCCTCGGCCTGTGCGTGGGTGACCTGACTGTCCAGCACGCGCTGCCACAGGCCCGAACGGCGATGCTGGTTGCGGTTCCACTCGTCCATTGCTTCCAGCGTTTCCGGCGGATGGGCGATGGCCAGTTCCGGCCCTTCGGCAAGCACATTCAACTGCGCATCGGTCACGATGGTGGCGATCTCGATGATCGAATCCTGGTCGGTGTCCAGGCCGGTCATTTCCAGATCGATCCAGATCAGTCGGTCGTTGCCTGCGAGGGTGTCTGCCATATCGCCGTCCTGTGGATGGCCGTCGCCGGCCGGGTGCTGGAAAGGGCGCGCATCATACCGCGCCCATGTGGCTCACGGCAGCAGCGGCGGCTTGCCGCGCTTTGCCCGAAAGTAATTGGTCAGCCGCAGGCTCGCCTCGGCCGCAAGAACTCCGCCGGCCACCTGCACGCGGTGGTTGTGGCGCGGGTCGGCCAGCAGGTCGAACACGCTGCCGCAGGCACCGGTCTTCGGGTCGCTGGCGGCAAACACCACCCGCGCGATACGCGCATGGATCATCGCCATGGCGCACATCGCGCACGGCTCCAGGGTGACGTACAGCGTGCAGCCGAGCAGGCGGTGATTGGCTAGCCGGCGTCCGGCTTGGCGCATCGCCACGATCTCGGCATGCGCGCTGGGGTCGTGGCTGGCGATGTTGAAGTTCCAGCCCTCGCCCAGCACTTGGCCCTGCGCATCGATCAGTACCGCACCGACCGGGATCTCGTCGTAGTCGCGCTCGGCGCGTGCAGCCAGCTGCAGAGCGTGCTGCATCCACTGCCGGTCCAGCAGCAGCTGCGGCGCGTCGTCGATGCTGCACCCGGGCGACACGCTCACGCCGCACTGCCGCCCTGGCGATCCAGGAACGCGGCGAAGGCAGCCACCGTGGCCTCGCTGACATGGTGCTCGATGCCTTCGGCATCGCGACGCGCGGTGGCCTCGTCGATGCCCAGGGCAAGCAGGAAGCGCTCGACGATCTGATGGCGCTGCCGGCTGGAGGCAGCCAGCGCTTCGCCGGCCGGGGTCAGGAACACGCCGCGATACGGGCGCTGCACCACCCAGCCATCACGCACCAGCCGCTTGAGCATCTTGGCCACCGTGGGCTGAGCCACCCCCAGACGCGCGGCGATATCGACCTGGCGTGCCTCGCCGCCGTCGACCAGCAGATCGGAGATCAGCTCCACATAGTCCTCGACCAGCTCGGCGCGGCGCGCTTCGCGCACCTGGCGGAAGCTTTCCATATGCACCTGCGCATCGATCAGGGACGGCGTGGCCGCCTCCAGCTTTTCGCTCTTGCCCACCCTTGCCCTCGTGATTGCGTCCGGAATTGGTGCCGGGATGCGTAGTGTGAGGCACGCGACCGATCAATAGGATTGAATTTGCCAATGCTCAACAGCATAGCAAGTGCTATATCATACGACCAACCCACCGTCTCCGTTCCCGCATGTCCGCCGACAAGCTCGCTGCTGCTCCTTCGCCTGCCCCTTTGACCGGCGGCCTTGGCGATCACCACGCCAGCATCGCCGTGCCTGGCAAGGGCCACTGGTGGTTCCGCCTGCTGGCGTTTCTGGGTCCGGGCTACATGGTGTCGGTGGGCTACATGGATCCGGGCAACTGGGCCACCGACCTGGCTGGAGGTTCGCAGTTCGGCTACCTGCTGCTATCGGTGATCCTGCTCTCCAACCTCATGGCGATCGTGCTGCAGAGCCTGTCGGCACGGCTGGGCATCGCCACCGGGCTGGACCTGGCGCAGGCCTGCCGGACGTGCTACCCGCGTGCGGTAAACCTGGCGCTGTGGGGGTTGTGCGAGCTGGCGATCATCGCCTGCGACCTGGCCGAGGTGATCGGCACCGCAATCGCGCTGAAACTGTTGTTCGGCATTCCGCTGACGCTGGGCGCGATCATCACCGCGGTGGATGTGGTGCTGGTGTTGTTGCTGATGAACCGTGGCTTCCGCGCCCTGGAAGCATTCGTGATGGCCTTGCTGCTGATCATCTTCGTGTGCTTCGGCATCCAGATCGCGCTGGCCGCGCCGCCGATTGCGGCAGTGCTGGGCGGTTTCATTCCGCGTGCGCAAGTCGTTACCGACCCGCAGGCGCTGTATCTGGCGATCGGCATCATCGGCGCGACGGTGATGCCGCATAACCTGTATCTGCACTCCTCGATCGTGCAGACGCGTGCCTACCCGCGCACCGACACGGGGCGCTGCTCGGCCTTGCGCTGGGCGGTCACCGACAGCACGGTGGCGCTGATGTTCGCGTTGTTCATCAACGCCTCCATCCTGATCCTGGCAGCGGCGGTGTTCCATGCGCAGGGGCGCACCGACGTGCAGGAGATTGAGCAGGCGCATGCCCTGCTCGCGCCGATGCTGGGCGTGGGCCTGGCCTCGACCTTGTTCGCGGTCGCCCTGCTCGCCTCCGGCGTCAATTCCACCGTGACCGCGACGCTGGCCGGGCAGATCGTGATGGAAGGCTTCCTGCAATTGCGGTTGGCGCCGTGGCTGCGCCGCCTGTTCACCCGCGGCATCGCCATCGTGCCGGTGGTGGCGGTCACCTGGCTGTATGGCGAAGCCGGTACGGCGCGGCTCTTGGTGCTGAGCCAGGTGGTGTTGTCGATGCAATTGCCGTTTGCGGTGATCCCGCTGGTGCGCTTCGTGTCCGACCGC
The window above is part of the Xanthomonas cassavae CFBP 4642 genome. Proteins encoded here:
- a CDS encoding CDP-alcohol phosphatidyltransferase family protein; its protein translation is MTRARYPLRLAFFRLRMKRHFSMLRDFQLADWFTLANAFCGTGAVFAAMRFLQEGHRGDLLLGMALIPLAFVFDALDGHVARWRKASSTLGRELDSLADVISFGVAPAALGYACGMRGGWDWLVLSYFVCCGVSRLARYNVTAEEIAGEADKVPYFEGTPIPTSLVLVILLAVAASTGRVGEALWWGQWQLGPWQFHPLVLLFAVSGSLMISKTLRIPKP
- a CDS encoding 3-hydroxybutyrate dehydrogenase; translation: MRSILITGAGSGIGAGIAAHLARDGHHLLISDLDLAAAEQIAQQLRQAGGSAEALTLDVSDEDSIADALATASRSPQVLVNNAGLQQVAALEEFPMQRWAVLVDVMLTGAARLSRAVLPGMRAAGYGRIVNIGSIHSLVASPYKSAYVAAKHGLVGLAKAIALETADCDITVNTLCPSYVRTPLVERQIADQARTRGIAEAAVIGDVMLRPMPKGAFIEYDELAGTVAFLMTPAARNITGQSIAIDGGWTAQ
- a CDS encoding NUDIX hydrolase — translated: MPYTPIVATLGYLLSPDGTQVLMIHRNARPGDQHLGKYNGLGGKVEPEEDVLACMRREIREEAGVECGDMQLRGTISWPGFGKQGEDWLGFVFLIRSFDGIPQASNREGTLEWISIAQMDQVPMWEGDRNFLPLVFDGDPRPFHGVMPYRDGRMQSWSYSRV
- a CDS encoding DUF1249 domain-containing protein, whose amino-acid sequence is MAQTLSKLDIIPRLSRFGWLMGLYAENFQHLTRLFAPGDLAPGSYVSSIGDGLDLRLDVIECHRYTVELRLTYDLCDPVTGEPDPSAYVRLYRDARQAETTHCYVGRRWQDVMGMFPPPAELISHRMRMNTFLGKWLDYLAERGHGVATLRLDSEYVAPPRPGAQAAAG
- the ppsR gene encoding posphoenolpyruvate synthetase regulatory kinase/phosphorylase PpsR — translated: MSTIRPVFYVSDGTGITAETIGHSLLTQFSGFNFVTDRMSFIDDAEKARHAAMRVRAAGERYQVRPVVVNSCVDPQLSMILAESGALMLDVFAPFIEPLERELNAPRHSRVGRAHGMVDFETYHRRINAMNFALSHDDGIALNYDEADVILVAVSRAGKTPTCIYLALHYGIRAANYPLTDEDLENEQLPPRLRNYRSKLFGLTIDPERLQQIRQERRANSRYSAAETCRREVALAERMFQMERIPSLSTTNTSIEEISSKVLSTLGLQREMF
- the ppsA gene encoding phosphoenolpyruvate synthase gives rise to the protein MNENILWLHELRLVDLARVGGKNSSLGEMIGNLAGLGVSVPGGYATTAEAFKDFIAHNDLSKRIFDKLATLDVEDVAALTVAGKEIRGWVIDAPLQPELDRDICTAYAQLCAENGGGEVAVAVRSSATAEDLPDASFAGQQETFLNVTGADDVVHKVKEVFASLYNDRAIAYRVHHGFKHEDVFLSAGVQLMVRSGVGSSGVLFTLDTESGFRDVVFVTSSFGLGEMVVQGAVNPDEFYVYKPTLTAGKPAILRRSLGSKAIRMVYSDVPGERVRTEDTPVELRSTFSISDEDVQELSKQALVIEKHYGRPMDIEWAKDGVSGKLFIVQARPETVKSRSHATQIERFSLEAKDARILVEGRAVGAKIGSGVARVVRSLEDMNRVQAGDVLIADMTDPDWEPVMKRTSAIVTNRGGRTCHAAIIARELGVPAVVGSGNATDVIGDGQQITVSCAEGDTGFIYDGLLPFERTTTDLGNMPPAPLKIMMNVANPERAFDFGQLPNAGIGLARLEMIIAAHIGIHPNALLEYDKQDADVRQKIDAKIAGYGDPVSFYVNRLAEGIATLTASVAPNTVIVRLSDFKSNEYANLIGGSRYEPHEENPMIGFRGASRYVDPSFTKAFALECKAVLKVRNEMGLDNLWVMIPFVRTLEEGRKVIEVLEQNGLKQGDGADGTPGLKIIMMCELPSNALLADEFLEIFDGFSIGSNDLTQLTLGLDRDSSIVAHLFDERNPAVKKLLSMAIKSARAKGKYVGICGQGPSDHPELAEWLMQEGIDSVSLNPDTVVDTWLRLAKLKSES
- a CDS encoding mechanosensitive ion channel family protein, which codes for MGVLGVVMAAAAGAAAAKPAARATVDPAFNWATIPWAQYALNWGVALLIVVVGMWLAKQLSQWLHRALTRARVETTLTNFLRNVVYALLLVLVFVSALSQIGVPPTSLIAVLGAAGLAVGLALKDSLSNIAAGVMLIVLRPMRDGDHVVIAGQEGVVDEIRIFQTRLRAFDERMITLPNSTITTAPIINYSTLPNRRLEVTVGVGYDDDLKKAQQLLLQIAKDNPNILESPAPFVQVTNLGESTVDLMLFAYATNGNFGAAKSSTLEQIRNQLLENGLNIPYPQRDLHVYHHDADGKPISDLLLKGIADDGDVSKGPPLAR
- the orn gene encoding oligoribonuclease codes for the protein MADTLAGNDRLIWIDLEMTGLDTDQDSIIEIATIVTDAQLNVLAEGPELAIAHPPETLEAMDEWNRNQHRRSGLWQRVLDSQVTHAQAEAQTVAFLSEWIRAGASPMCGNSICQDRRFLHRQMSRLERYFHYRNLDVSTIKELARRWAPTVANTFAKSSAHTALSDVRDSIAELRHYRQFMGALGGDTAAGVEG
- the tadA gene encoding tRNA adenosine(34) deaminase TadA, producing the protein MQHALQLAARAERDYDEIPVGAVLIDAQGQVLGEGWNFNIASHDPSAHAEIVAMRQAGRRLANHRLLGCTLYVTLEPCAMCAMAMIHARIARVVFAASDPKTGACGSVFDLLADPRHNHRVQVAGGVLAAEASLRLTNYFRAKRGKPPLLP
- the mntR gene encoding manganese-binding transcriptional regulator MntR, with the translated sequence MGKSEKLEAATPSLIDAQVHMESFRQVREARRAELVEDYVELISDLLVDGGEARQVDIAARLGVAQPTVAKMLKRLVRDGWVVQRPYRGVFLTPAGEALAASSRQRHQIVERFLLALGIDEATARRDAEGIEHHVSEATVAAFAAFLDRQGGSAA
- a CDS encoding Nramp family divalent metal transporter encodes the protein MSADKLAAAPSPAPLTGGLGDHHASIAVPGKGHWWFRLLAFLGPGYMVSVGYMDPGNWATDLAGGSQFGYLLLSVILLSNLMAIVLQSLSARLGIATGLDLAQACRTCYPRAVNLALWGLCELAIIACDLAEVIGTAIALKLLFGIPLTLGAIITAVDVVLVLLLMNRGFRALEAFVMALLLIIFVCFGIQIALAAPPIAAVLGGFIPRAQVVTDPQALYLAIGIIGATVMPHNLYLHSSIVQTRAYPRTDTGRCSALRWAVTDSTVALMFALFINASILILAAAVFHAQGRTDVQEIEQAHALLAPMLGVGLASTLFAVALLASGVNSTVTATLAGQIVMEGFLQLRLAPWLRRLFTRGIAIVPVVAVTWLYGEAGTARLLVLSQVVLSMQLPFAVIPLVRFVSDRQLMGALVAPAWLVRTAWGIALVIVALNLKLLWDTALH